From the Lathyrus oleraceus cultivar Zhongwan6 chromosome 4, CAAS_Psat_ZW6_1.0, whole genome shotgun sequence genome, one window contains:
- the LOC127076535 gene encoding GTP cyclohydrolase 1, with amino-acid sequence MGCFDEGHFNGELENGVSIGYGEIEDDANKVAIEDAVKVLLLGLGEDINREGLKKTPLRVAKALLEGTRGYRQKVKDIVEGALFPEAGLDNNKIGHAGGAGGLVIVRDIDLYSYCESCLLPFQVKCHVGYVPSGQRVVGLSKLSRVAEVFAKRLQEPQRLADEVSSALQQGIKPAGVAVLLQCTHIHFPDIESIFLESNQKGWGKIDVSSGSGVFETKNADEWSDFFYLIKSRGVDMETVHLRASSEQCWCPSLSTISTKVSSKTGPINPSMVTAVSSILKSLGEDSVRKELAGTPNRFVKWLLNFQSIDMDVKLNGSLCCGIKPLIAASEVANNIDKQIYTELNLPFWSQCEHHILPFHGVVHIGYFLSEGFNPIGKSLLQSIVHFYGFKLQVQERLTKQIAETVSPLLGGNVIVVVEASHTCMISRGIEKFGSSTATIAVLGCFSNDFASRTSFLQIIANASSSGLQ; translated from the exons ATGGGGTGTTTTGATGAGGGGCATTTCAATGGTGAGCTTGAAAATGGAGTGAGTATTGGGTATGGTGAGATTGAGGATGATGCAAATAAAGTTGCTATTGAGGATGCTGTGAAGGTCCTTTTGTTGGGTCTTGGTGAAGATATTAATAGGGAAGGTCTTAAGAAAACACCACTTCGTGTTGCAAAAGCTTTACTTGAAGGAACTAGAG GTTATAGACAAAAGGTGAAGGATATTGTTGAAGGTGCTTTATTTCCTGAAGCTGGCCTAGATAATAATAAAATTGGCCATGCTGGCGGTGCAGGCGGACTTGTAATTGTCCGAGACATTGACCTCTATTCCTACTGTGAATCTTGCTTGCTACCTTTCCAGGTCAAATGTCATGTCGGTTATGTCCCTTCTGGCCAAAGAGTTGTTGGATTAAGCAAGCTCTCTCGTGTAGCCGAAGTATTTGCTAAACGTCTTCAAGAGCCTCAGCGTCTAGCAGACGAGGTGTCTTCGGCTTTGCAACAGGGAATAAAACCGGCAGGCGTTGCCGTTTTACTTCAGTGTACACATATTCACTTTCCAGACATCGAATCAATCTTTCTAGAATCAAACCAAAAAGGATGGGGGAAGATAGATGTTTCATCGGGTTCTGGTGTCTTTGAAACCAAAAACGCCGACGAATGGTCTGATTTCTTTTACCTTATTAAATCTAGAGGTGTCGATATGGAAACAGTTCATCTGCGAGCTTCGTCTGAGCAATGCTGGTGTCCGTCTCTCTCCACCATTTCCACTAAAGTTTCCTCCAAAACCGGACCGATTAATCCGTCAATGGTCACCGCAGTATCATCAATTCTAAAATCTTTGGGAGAAGATTCGGTTCGGAAGGAGCTTGCAGGGACACCTAACCGTTTCGTAAAATGGCTGTTGAACTTCCAAAGCATAGACATGGATGTGAAGCTAAACGGCTCCCTTTGTTGCGGGATAAAACCTTTGATTGCCGCCAGCGAGGTGGCAAACAACATCGACAAACAAATATACACCGAGTTGAACTTGCCGTTTTGGTCACAATGTGAGCATCATATACTTCCATTTCACGGCGTCGTTCACATAGGATACTTCCTTTCAGAAGGGTTCAATCCAATAGGAAAATCACTTCTACAGTCAATAGTTCATTTTTACGGTTTCAAGCTCCAAGTTCAAGAAAGACTTACGAAGCAGATAGCAGAAACTGTATCGCCGCTTTTAGGTGGAAATGTAATAGTAGTAGTAGAAGCAAGTCACACATGCATGATTTCTAGAGGAATTGAGAAGTTTGGAAGCAGTACAGCTACTATTGCTGTGTTAGGATGCTTTTCAAATGACTTTGCTTCAAGAACCTCATTCTTGCAAATTATTGCAAATGCTTCTTCTTCTGGATTGCAATAG